In Kazachstania africana CBS 2517 chromosome 4, complete genome, the following are encoded in one genomic region:
- the SBA1 gene encoding Hsp90 cochaperone SBA1 (similar to Saccharomyces cerevisiae SBA1 (YKL117W); ancestral locus Anc_2.455), producing MSSNNTLIPEVLWAQRSSDNDKDKNYLLLTISIPDCDKPSLKIDANSMELDAKSLPHRGDEESHHYNLKIDFFKEILPDLTLHKKANGQHYFLKIFKKDLQTEYWPRLTKEKIKYPYIKTDFDKWVDEDEQEEIPQTNDQDLNSLDFSQLMQGAGGAGNLQEMLGASANMTAREVESDEEDDDVENEEEEDEKKD from the coding sequence ATGTCATCTAATAATACACTAATCCCAGAAGTTCTATGGGCCCAAAGATCCAGTGATAATGACAAGGATAAGAATTACCTTCTGTTGACAATTAGCATACCAGATTGTGACAAACCTAGCTTGAAGATTGATGCTAATTCAATGGAATTAGATGCCAAGTCGCTACCTCATAGAGGGGATGAAGAATCGCACCattataatttgaaaattgatttttttaagGAAATTCTACCTGATTTAACACTACACAAGAAGGCTAATGGCCAACATTACTTCTTAAAGATCTTCAAGAAAGATTTACAAACTGAATATTGGCCACGCTTAACtaaagaaaagatcaaatatCCTTACATCAAGACCGATTTTGATAAGTGGgtcgatgaagatgaacaagaagaaattccTCAAACAAATGATCAAGATTTAAATTCACTTGATTTTAGTCAATTGATGCAAGGTGCTGGTGGTGCTGGAAATTTACAAGAAATGTTAGGTGCATCCGCTAATATGACTGCTAGGGAAGTCGAatcagatgaagaagatgatgatgtagaaaatgaagaagaggaggatgaaaagaaagactAG
- the SRP21 gene encoding signal recognition particle subunit SRP21 (similar to Saccharomyces cerevisiae SRP21 (YKL122C); ancestral locus Anc_2.449), with product MSVKPIDTFIVNGIRLFEINPSQSTISITYNPKNGKKEKSSNVSFKIHNPHLNTNYKFRTNKSKDVSKLLNSLGPRGVTIIPKRKITKKLLHADKTSKKIKTINTVGLSAFMANTKVKEYIPETKAAPATTNLSKKKKSKSRNKKKH from the coding sequence ATGTCAGTTAAGCCCATTGATACATTTATAGTGAATGGTATAAGATTATTCGAAATAAATCCATCACAATCGACAATTTCCATAACATATAATCCAAAAAATGgcaagaaagagaaaagttCAAATGTTTCATTCAAGATTCATAACCCTCATTTGAACACAAACTACAAATTTAGGACAAATAAAAGTAAAGACGTCTCAAAGCTACTGAACTCATTGGGCCCAAGAGGTGTCACTATTATCCcaaagaggaaaataaCCAAAAAACTGTTGCATGCTGATAAAACAAGCAAGAAGATTAAAACTATCAACACTGTTGGTCTAAGTGCTTTTATGGCTAATACTAAAGttaaagaatatattcCTGAAACAAAAGCTGCACCAGCAACCACTAATTTGTctaagaaaaagaaaagcaagAGCAGgaataagaagaaacattAA
- the DGR2 gene encoding Dgr2p (similar to Saccharomyces cerevisiae YKL121W and YMR102C; ancestral locus Anc_2.450) has protein sequence MFKLRTTPTKNTPTKDQSSAGRSGSMEDTSDELRNDSTTENDDEEDDDESDSVQTPSEIASKQKNDVFSQRNPIYSADIKPLKFRMTNSGLNEKTRSSYSPSKLNLRHLETVGDRIRRESNPLSELLDLGQINKEEFLEYLRKPKYIKLFHKKTNRSENGPFKRLFLAQELEIGEERASKPLNKRISISSRADLSQTAIWSTKFSKDGKYMATAGKDGVLRIWKVISSPVERWELDRIEKSNNVSMQQTLAKLKQPQKNKNNTESVNLYAPLFRPKPVKVFKEHHYDILDLDWSKNNFILTASMDKTVRLWHVDRKESLKTFVHADFVTGAKFHPNDDRFFITGCLDHKCRLWSIVDSEVSYEYDCGDLITSIAISPVDGKFTVVGTFNGWIHVLETAGLKHISLFHVKDKKTQGERAKVTASSTSSSPTTESPEKSFKGPRITGIQVVQASAKDTTKIVVTSNDSRIRVFDLVSLKLLEFLKGFHSGSSQHEAQFQIWKKQPIVISSSEDHWLYSWKLNSYDAFILLDNLQSESKPTAKIRDLLNRSVSGNGNISNPNAFHDAFESESDTRPRHSHHHPLFSNPIKYLARSHNNADSYSKKNSHYISFHAHHAPITTAVIAPNETSKVLSLSNDFICELSLQYLKEQEVTKGILHSTSTSSSVSDAIGTILVTTDSNGLIRIFRTDMSPKIRKNVLAKLQSLKNVTVKPKSSISDILSEPISSQEISNYNVNIPGTLNNHYSTRSNIVKPNMTKSEGSLISTKSAHDSSTSFTNSNTTISDETQIELRCNICNGTRFESTFKNALGQRENGYYCLDCGTVLNNFR, from the coding sequence ATGTTTAAGTTGAGAACTACACCCACGAAGAACACACCCACGAAAGATCAATCTAGTGCAGGCAGGTCTGGATCTATGGAAGATACGTCAGATGAATTGAGAAATGACAGCACcactgaaaatgatgatgaggaggatgatgatgaatctGATAGTGTGCAAACACCAAGTGAAATTGCTAGTAAACAGAAAAATGATGTATTCTCACAACGAAATCCTATATATTCCGCAGATATTAAACCTTTGAAATTCAGAATGACTAATAGTGgtttaaatgaaaagacAAGGTCAAGTTACTCTCCTTCAAAGCTTAATCTGCGACATTTAGAGACTGTAGGAGATCGTATACGTAGAGAATCAAACCCTCTAAGTGAGTTGTTGGACTTAGGTCAAATTAACAAGGAGGAATTCTTGGAATATTTGAGAAAACCTAAATATATCAAGCTATTTCATAAAAAAACGAATAGATCAGAAAATGGACCCTTTAAACGGCTGTTTTTGGCTCAGGAACTGGAAATTGGTGAAGAACGTGCTTCGAAACCATTGAATAAACGGATATCCATATCTTCAAGAGCAGATCTTTCACAAACTGCTATTTGGTCCACAAAATTCAGTAAAGATGGTAAATATATGGCAACGGCCGGTAAAGACGGTGTATTGAGAATATGGAAAGTCATAAGTAGTCCGGTGGAGAGATGGGAGTTGGATCGTATAGAAAAATCTAATAATGTATCTATGCAGCAAACATTGGCCAAATTGAAGCAACCACagaagaataaaaataacacTGAGAGTGTAAATTTATACGCACCTCTATTCAGACCAAAACCCGTTAAAGTGTTCAAGGAACATCACTATGATATCTTGGACCTAGATTGgtcaaaaaataatttcatattGACAGCCTCAATGGACAAGACTGTAAGACTTTGGCATGTTGACAGAAAGgaatcattgaaaacttttgtTCATGCTGATTTTGTTACAGGTGCAAAGTTCCATCCCAATGACGATCGCTTTTTCATTACCGGATGCCTTGATCATAAATGCCGACTGTGGTCCATTGTTGATAGTGAAGTGAGTTATGAATATGATTGTGGTGATCTGATTACTTCCATTGCTATAAGCCCTGTGGATGGTAAATTTACTGTAGTGGGAACTTTCAATGGTTGGATCCACGTCCTAGAGACTGCAGGATTGAAACACATTAGTTTATTTCATGTAAAAGATAAAAAGACTCAAGGAGAGCGCGCTAAAGTTACTGCTTCTTCAACCTCATCTTCACCGACAACAGAAAGCCCAGAAAAGTCTTTTAAAGGTCCAAGAATTACTGGGATCCAAGTTGTACAGGCGTCTGCTAAAGATACTACTAAAATTGTAGTAACATCGAATGATTCAAGGATTAGAGTATTCGATTTGGTTTCATTGAAGTTGCTCGAATTCTTAAAGGGATTCCATAGCGGATCCTCACAGCATGAGGcacaatttcaaatttggaaaaaacAACCAATTGTCATTTCTAGCAGTGAGGATCATTGGTTATATAGTTGGAAACTGAACTCTTATGATGCAttcatattattagatAATTTACAATCGGAATCGAAACCAACTGCTAAGATAAGGGATTTATTGAATAGATCCGTATCAGGTAATGGTAATATTTCTAATCCTAACGCTTTTCATGATGCTTTCGAATCAGAATCAGATACAAGGCCAAGACACAGTCATCATCACCCATTGTTCTCAAACCCTATCAAATATTTAGCGAGGTCACATAATAATGCAGACTCTTACTCTAAAAAGAATTCCCATtatatttcatttcatGCACACCATGCGCCAATTACTACAGCCGTAATTGCACCTAATGAAACTTCCAAGGTCTTATCCTTATCAAATGACTTCATATGTGAATTATCATTGCAATATTTAAAGGAGCAAGAAGTTACTAAAGGTATATTACATTCAACTAGTACATCATCTAGTGTTTCAGATGCTATTGGGACTATCCTAGTAACTACGGATAGTAATGGACTGATCCGAATCTTTAGGACAGATATGTCCCCcaaaattagaaagaatGTTTTAGCAAAACTTCAAAGTCTCAAGAACGTGACTGTCAAGCCAAAAAGTTCCATATCAGACATCTTATCTGAGCCAATATCCAGCCAGGAGATATCGAATTATAATGTAAATATTCCAGGTACTTTAAACAATCATTATTCAACAAGATCGAATATCGTGAAACCGAATATGACAAAATCGGAAGGAAGTCTTATTTCGACCAAATCGGCACACGACAGTTCAACTTCTTTTACGAACTCAAATACTACGATTTCAGACGAAACTCAAATTGAGCTCAGATGTAACATTTGTAACGGTACTCGGTTTGAATCCACTTTCAAGAATGCATTGGgacaaagagaaaatggCTATTATTGTCTTGACTGTGGTACGGTACTAAACAACTTCAGATAA
- the APN1 gene encoding DNA-(apurinic or apyrimidinic site) lyase APN1 (similar to Saccharomyces cerevisiae APN1 (YKL114C); ancestral locus Anc_2.458) yields MSNFIRSTKSNFKFGAHVTIKGGISNSVTNAHNIGCNAFALFLKSPKKWLSPQYTNEEISKFKENCIKFNYNPLTDILPHGQYFINLCNPDPEKVTKSYESFIDELNRCESLGIGLYNLHPGSAINGDFETQLKQLATHINNAINETKFVKIVLENMAGNGNLIGAKLSDFKTIINEIEPKNRNRIGICIDTCHTFVAGFNLLDEDSFTQFWKDFDEIIGLKYLSAIHLNDSKAPTLSNKDLHEKIGQGFLTLNFFHNLVTSNLDFLKNIPIVLETPITNNIKFEEYGEEIKMLEWLEELGPDVKDNQEFLDKFEALQKLGESSRKEQLQKFQTKQSKTTKKRKATNGSIDITKQLSKKSKTVK; encoded by the coding sequence ATGTCGAACTTTATCAGATCAActaaatcaaatttcaaattcggTGCTCACGTCACAATCAAAGGTGGTATCTCAAATAGTGTAACAAACGCTCATAATATAGGCTGTAATGCATTTGCTTTGTTTTTAAAATCTCCTAAAAAATGGCTTTCTCCACAATACACCAAcgaagaaatttcaaaattcaaagagaattgtatcaaattcaattataACCCTTTGACTGATATCCTACCACATGGTCAATATTTCATCAACCTTTGTAATCCAGATCCAGAAAAAGTCACAAAGAGTTACGAATCATTCATCGATGAACTGAATCGTTGTGAATCATTAGGTATCGGTCTTTACAATTTACATCCAGGCTCTGCAATTAATGGCGATTTCGAGACTcaattgaaacaattaGCCACGCATATCAACAACGCCAtcaatgaaacaaaatttgttaaaatTGTATTGGAGAACATGGCTGGTAATGGTAATCTAATTGGTGCAAAATTATCTGATTTTAAAACTATAATAAACGAAATCGAACCTAAAAATAGAAACCGTATTGGAATTTGCATTGACACTTGTCATACTTTCGTGGCAGGCTTTAATCTATTAGATGAAGACTCTTTCACtcaattttggaaagattttgatgaaattattggTCTCAAATATTTAAGTGCCattcatttaaatgattcaaaGGCACCTACTCTATCGAACAAAGATCTTCATGAAAAGATCGGTCAAGGGTTCCTGACACTAAACTTCTTCCATAATTTGGTAACTTCAAACttggattttttgaaaaatataccAATTGTATTAGAAACACCTATAACaaacaatatcaaattcGAAGAATACGgtgaagaaatcaaaatgttAGAATGGTTGGAAGAACTAGGTCCAGATGTTAAAGATaatcaagaatttttagATAAATTCGAAGctttacaaaaattagGTGAATCTTCACGTAAAGAACAACTACAAAAATTCCAAACGAAGCAGTCAAAAACTaccaagaaaagaaaagctaCTAATGGCTCAATAGACATTACTAAACAACTATCAAAGAAATCTAAAACAGTAAAATAA
- the OAC1 gene encoding Oac1p (similar to Saccharomyces cerevisiae OAC1 (YKL120W); ancestral locus Anc_2.451), whose amino-acid sequence MTKKEIEQTAAQKLSKVGSFTAGGLAACIAVTVTNPIEMIKTRLQLQGELSSAVSAQANHIYRNPLQAFRVIFKNEGIRGLQKGLFAAYFYQIGLNGSRLGFYEPIRKSLNQFFYSSIEPHKVQNVTINATSGAISGAIGGVVGSPLYLVKTRMQSYSNIIKMGDQTHYSGLWHGITAIFKENGIKGLFRGVDAAILRTSIGSAAQLPTYNATKNFFIRNDIMRDGPGLHLASSMVAGIVVTIIMNPWDVVLTRIYNQRDNRYKGPIDCMVKTAKVEGISALYKGFDAHLLRMAPHTIICLTAMEQTMKFVYSIESRILKP is encoded by the coding sequence ATGACcaagaaagagattgaACAAACAGCAGCCCAAAAATTATCGAAAGTTGGTTCGTTTACAGCAGGCGGTCTTGCTGCTTGCATTGCAGTGACAGTTACAAATCCCATCGAGATGATTAAAACTAGGTTACAGTTACAAGGAGAATTATCTTCAGCGGTATCAGCACAGGCGAATCACATATATCGAAATCCACTGCAAGCATTTCGAGtgattttcaagaatgaaGGTATAAGAGGCCTACAAAAAGGTTTATTTGCTGcatatttttatcaaattggtTTAAATGGTTCAAGATTGGGATTTTACGAACCTATACGGAAATCGCTGaatcaattcttttattcAAGCATTGAACCACATAAAGTTCAAAATGTCACTATAAATGCTACCTCTGGTGCCATTTCTGGGGCAATTGGTGGTGTCGTCGGATCCCCCTTGTATTTAGTTAAGACGAGGATGCAATCGTATTCTAATATAATCAAGATGGGTGATCAAACGCATTATTCTGGTTTATGGCATGGAATTACTGCAAtctttaaagaaaatggtatAAAGGGCCTATTTCGAGGAGTTGATGCTGCTATCCTAAGAACTAGTATTGGTTCTGCCGCACAATTACCTACTTATAATgcaacaaaaaatttcttcattcgAAATGATATAATGAGAGATGGGCCTGGCTTACATCTTGCTTCCAGTATGGTTGCCGGAATTGTTGTTACGATCATTATGAATCCGTGGGATGTCGTTTTGACGAGAATATATAATCAAAGAGATAACAGGTATAAAGGACCAATCGATTGTATGGTTAAAACTGCCAAAGTGGAAGGAATATCTGCATTATATAAAGGTTTTGACGCACATTTGCTCAGGATGGCACCACATACAATTATCTGTTTAACCGCCATGGAACaaacaatgaaatttgTCTATTCCATTGAAAGTAGGATTCTAAAACCTTAG
- the VPH2 gene encoding Vph2p (similar to Saccharomyces cerevisiae VPH2 (YKL119C); ancestral locus Anc_2.453) yields the protein MFEIEINEPLKIKLQELNETTKRDEFNTEINSYLQKKSIPISALLDFYETYWKDAIRLKDLLTPFDFKFKEKYVPGSGYSTEFKKQLELLSLKEQELEYQTMIRNDKSITLQTMNMDNDNLTMSKINKQIKEQITTIFNILISVLSVIWAIWYWSKSSAGLAIHYRILLCLFFGLLVLIAEVVLYKSYLNKIHDAKVREKNKKERKKIVKTL from the coding sequence ATGTTTGAgattgaaatcaatgagCCACTAAAAATTAAACTACAGGAACTCAATGAAACAACAAAGAGAGATGAATTCAATACTGAGATCAATAGTTATttgcaaaagaaaagtataCCAATTTCAGCGCTATTAGATTTTTACGAAACATACTGGAAAGATGCAATCAGATTAAAAGACCTTCTAACGccatttgatttcaaattcaaagagaaatatGTTCCAGGATCAGGATATTCTACTGAATTCAAGAAACAATTAGAACTCTTAAGTTTGAAAGAACAAGAACTTGAATACCAAACAATGATTAGAAATGACAAGTCGATAACTTTACAGACCATGAACATGGATAACGACAACTTAACAATGTCTAAGATTAATAAACAGATAAAAGAACAAATCActactattttcaatatcctGATAAGCGTACTTTCAGTGATTTGGGCGATTTGGTATTGGTCTAAAAGTTCTGCTGGGTTGGCTATTCACTATAGAATCTTACTATGCTTATTTTTTGGGTTGTTAGTCCTCATCGCAGAGGTAGTGCTATATAAAAGTTACTTAAATAAAATCCATGATGCCAAAGttagagaaaaaaataagaaggaaaggaagaaaatagtGAAGACACTTTAA
- the PRR1 gene encoding serine/threonine protein kinase PRR1 (similar to Saccharomyces cerevisiae PRR1 (YKL116C); ancestral locus Anc_2.457), with product MVSDANNENTETENPSGSEDVVSDPNIHTPSLLERQFGKFQSNDATNDTSLGNTDVSTTTPLSLSIPTFENVYELPTPMIYSPNSPKFTFSPKASKDSTFRPLHIDKKRQLHHKNLEEVKDTARIVSELIPPPSISSKRIISLPSVNNEVPSLSLHTVKEEEEEEEEDAISQDETQLTGFLLNNLDTPIEYTKVRQIGTGNFSTVNLYQNMNTNEFVAIKKMKYPNDMISNTEKLSRLESSLTREIKVLQNLNHPCIISLFGINNEMFLNSTKPLSDLIRKYKPDNVKNLPACELIMSFCHGGDLLHAMTLVSGDLDLWLIQRIFTELAIAVKYLHENSIVHRDLKLENILLNYSIEEIIELHRNENINFNCFNLIKLGDFGLCKKLESSDELCTTRCGSEDYISPEILMGIPYDGHLSDTWALGVILYSLLEDRLPFDPPPNSNLRQRNRPISHRIARFEWRWFKFANSNSSAKDIVTNTLTRKNQRWDINSIYQSSFIKDISDTLEF from the coding sequence ATGGTCTCTGAtgcaaataatgaaaacaCTGAAACAGAAAATCCGTCTGGATCTGAAGATGTTGTCTCCGATCCAAATATTCATACTCCTAGCCTATTAGAGAGAcaatttggtaaatttcAATCTAATGATGCTACAAATGATACTTCACTTGGAAACACTGATGTAAGCACTACAACACCCCTCAGTCTTAGTATACCAACTTTTGAGAATGTTTACGAGTTACCCACTCCAATGATTTATTCACCAAATTCACCTAAATTTACATTTTCACCAAAAGCCTCCAAAGACTCCACATTTCGACCACTTCACATCGACAAGAAACGACAACTGCATCACAAGAACCTAGAAGAAGTCAAAGATACTGCTCGTATTGTGTCTGAATTGATTCCTCCTCCTTCTATCAGCTCAAAACGTATCATATCGCTTCCTTCTGTCAATAATGAAGTTCCCTCTTTATCACTACATACAgttaaagaagaagaagaagaagaagaggaagatgCAATTTCACAAGATGAAACACAATTGACTGGTTTCTTATTGAACAATCTTGATACACCAATCGAATATACGAAAGTAAGACAAATTGGAACAGGCAATTTTAGTACCGTCaatctttatcaaaatatgaatacGAATGAATTTGTTGCCATtaagaaaatgaaatatccAAACGATATGATATCAAacactgaaaaattatccAGATTGGAAAGTTCATTAACAAGAGAAATCAAAGTACTTCAAAATCTTAATCATCCATGCATCATAAGTCTATTTGGCATCAACAATGAAATGTTCCTAAATTCAACAAAACCATTATCTGATTtaattagaaaatataaacCTGATAATGTCAAGAATTTACCAGCATGTGAATTAATAATGTCATTTTGTCATGGAGGTGATTTGCTTCATGCCATGACCTTAGTATCTGGTGATTTAGACCTTTGGTTAATACAAAGAATATTCACTGAGTTAGCCATTGCAGTAAAATACTTACATGAAAACTCTATTGTTCATAGAGATTTAAAGTTAGAAAATATTCtattgaattattcaattgaagaaattattgaactGCATcgtaatgaaaatataaatttcaattgtttcaaTCTAATTAAATTGGGTGACTTTGGTCTTTgtaaaaaattggaatcaTCAGATGAATTATGCACTACAAGATGTGGTTCTGAGGATTACATTTCACCAGAAATTTTAATGGGCATACCATATGACGGACATTTAAGTGATACATGGGCATTGGGGGTTATATTATATTCGTTACTTGAGGATAGACTTCCCTTTGACCCGCCACCAAATTCTAATTTGAGGCAACGTAATAGACCAATATCACACAGAATTGCAAGATTTGAATGGAGGTGGTTCAAATTTGctaattcaaattcatcgGCCAAGGACATTGTGACAAACACtttaacaagaaaaaacCAACGTTGGGACATAAATAGCATATACCAATCATCttttatcaaagatatCAGCGATACACTAGAGTTTTAA
- the SSH4 gene encoding Ssh4p (similar to Saccharomyces cerevisiae SSH4 (YKL124W); ancestral locus Anc_2.448): protein MIVPQYTNVFSRPEESRPGYDDSGPIQFANELTPPQPPSGFDSDPGAISLAFLISLSVTFAMLMLILIVIAAYLTFFSTDETEYDEENASRSNVPPNIGRTRPFHSLLFNKKHNGLLLDSSFNEPGDSEDSVKFKEIERNEFKKMSNFEIQLYERCKEFQKLSPPNVSEFGTFLKSNDLTFIKDRGISSFYLLPSINDNVDIEGNFLPSFIVQDKLDVTFTKFNQSSSTIMNYPFPYNKKDAVYFEVKVFKHFNEHSNTIFSIGLTTIPNPYFRIPGTYKYSIAYESTGKLRINNPFTASTLLPKLQEGDVVGFGYKYKTGTIFITHNGKKLMDVTQGVNIDLFVSIGAINASYTRTYTKDGLLEDPDNVSLREALSEGRDIQLPEKIQKVHDPNNISDMIENDEVQLQLNLGQIGYVFIEANVKKYAFASVYGQIGVPPAYNGAELNKDIILQKGEELPPSYLDNNNDNIISIGTSTAGQLGLLEGTSSDRRTSNYSQNQSHDLQYERASSAYDQEHNAYDDALAENELSDNEGGNTKTAKQRKQHKKHHKKRKKRLRK from the coding sequence ATGATTGTACCTCAGTATACTAATGTCTTCAGTAGACCTGAGGAATCGAGGCCAGGATATGACGATTCGGGCCCTATACAGTTTGCTAATGAATTAACACCCCCGCAGCCTCCATCAGGGTTTGATTCTGATCCCGGTGCTATTAGTTTGGCATTTTTGATAAGTTTATCAGTCACGTTTGCTATGCTCATGCTTATACTAATAGTTATTGCAGCCTATTTGACATTTTTCAGCACTGATGAGACAGAGTATGATGAAGAGAATGCAAGTAGAAGTAACGTGCCGCCAAACATTGGCAGAACAAGACCATTCCATTCTTTGCTGTTTAATAAGAAACATAATGGTTTGCTATTGGATTCAAGCTTTAATGAACCTGGGGACTCTGAAGACAGTGTAAAATTCAAGGAAATTGAACGAaatgaattcaagaaaatgtcaaattttgaaattcaattgtACGAAAGGTGCaaagaatttcaaaagctATCACCTCCAAACGTTTCAGAATTTGGtacttttttgaaatcaaatgatCTAACATTTATAAAAGATAGAGGTATATCAAGTTTTTATCTTTTACCAAGCATTAATGACAACGTTGACATTGAAGGGAATTTCTTACCTAGTTTCATTGTACAAGACAAGTTAGATGTGACATTCACTAAGTTCAACCAGAGTTCGTCTACGATAATGAATTATCCATTTCcttataataaaaaagatgcagtatattttgaagttaaGGTGTTTAAGCACTTCAATGAGCATTCCAATACCATTTTCAGCATAGGTTTAACGACTATACCAAATCCATACTTTAGAATACCGGGGACATATAAGTACTCGATTGCATATGAATCAACGGGGAAGTTGAGAATAAATAATCCTTTTACGGCTAGTACATTGTTACCTAAGTTACAAGAAGGAGATGTAGTGGGTTTTGgttataaatataaaacagGCACAATTTTTATCACTCATAATGGTAAGAAATTGATGGATGTGACACAAGGTGTTAATATCGATTTGTTTGTTAGCATAGGTGCAATAAATGCGTCGTATACAAGAACGTATACTAAAGACGGATTATTGGAAGATCCAGACAACGTATCGTTACGTGAGGCATTATCAGAAGGTAGAGATATTCAATTACCTGAAAAGATACAGAAAGTTCATGACCCAAATAATATAAGCGATATGATTGAGAATGATGAAGTGCAACTACAACTGAACTTAGGTCAAATTGGATACGTGTTTATCGAAGCCAATGTGAAAAAATATGCATTTGCAAGTGTTTATGGTCAAATAGGAGTACCACCTGCCTATAACGGGGCAGAGCTTAATAAAGACATCATTTTACAGAAGGGTGAAGAACTACCACCATCTTATCTTgacaataataatgataatatcaTAAGTATTGGAACGAGCACTGCAGGGCAGCTGGGACTTTTGGAAGGAACCAGCTCCGACCGTCGAACTTCTAATTACTCACAGAACCAATCACATGATCTACAATATGAGAGGGCTTCTTCAGCATATGATCAGGAGCACAATGCCTATGATGATGCGTTGGCTGAAAATGAACTGAGTGACAATGAGGGTGGTAATACGAAAACCGCCAAACAAAGGAAACAGCATAAAAAACATCacaagaaaaggaagaaaagattaagaaagTGA